In the Endozoicomonas sp. SCSIO W0465 genome, TGCGGAACTGACGGAAGACGGCAATGGCGTTATCAATGCGTTTGGCAGTGTTCCATTCCCGATTCCCCGGGGGCCATTGGAAGTGGTGTGGAATATGGCGTTCAACATCTGGCCATACTACTCCGATTACCGTATTACCGATGCGATTGTTTACCGAAATGGCTCCCGCCTGGAAGGTGTCAGCCACTTTACCCGGATAGCGCCTTACTTTAACCCGGAACTGGATTTTGAGACGTTCCAGAAAGACAACCTGCCTCGTTCAGCCTCTATTATCAGGGCGTTGGCACCCACTCGTGAGAAGGGCAAGACGTTTCTGGTTCATGAATTTGTCAACCAGAGCACTGAGCCACGCGCTGCCTGGAGCTATACACCGGGCATTCGTCGTGTTCGCCGTGCACCGACCGTGAAATATGATTCTCCTGTCGGGTTGGGTAACTGGCGAACCACCGATGAGTCCTACGGCTTTAACGGTGCTACCGACAAGTACAACTGGACACTGCTGGGCAAGCAGGAGATGTACATTCCTTACAACTCGTATCGCTTTGAAGATCCCAATGTCTCTTTGGATGAACTGCTGACCCGGGGGCATCCGAATCCTGAGTATATGCGTTATGAACTGCATCGTGTCTGGGTGGTAAAAGCTGAGCTGAAAGAGGGTGAGCGTAACGTCTACAAAACCCGTGTGCTCTTTATTGATGAGGATCACTGGAATCCGGTGGTGGTCGACCAGTATGACAACCGTGATAAGCTTTGGCGTACGACCATGGTGAATTCTATTAACCTGTTCGATCTGCCGGGTATGGATCGACGTTCAACCATTCACCACGATCTGATTTCCCGTGAATATTTTGCCAATGAGATCCGCAACCCACATCCACCGATGGTGGTAAACCGTGAAGCGAAAGAGCTTTCTTACTTCACCTCTGCAACCCTGAAAAAGCTTGGGGTCCGTTAATACCCTTTTGTGATGATTTTATAAACGTATTTTGGCCGGAGTTTGCTCCGGCTTTTTGTCTTCTGGATTCGTCTTCTGGATTTGTCTTATGGATTGTGCCTGCCACAGACTCATTACCAAGCGACACCGGGATTATTGAGGATATGCAAGCCTTTACGATAGCTGCCTATTTCTGTTGGCAAAAAGACAGTGTCTCTTGTATTAATGCTTTCTTCACCAGCTCCTTTCTTCACCAGCCTTTTCAGAAAGTGTTTTGCTTTTCAAATTCAAACAAATGTTTTAACATCCGCTAACGAAACTGCACGCAGTTTTCACACAACAATAAAAATGCACCTCAAGATGTGCCTGAAGGGAAGTTCTAATGAAAAAAATCAATTCATCCCTCTTTGCACTGTCAACACTGACGCTGGCCATGCAGGCTGGTGCGGCCGGTTTTGCCCTGAATGAATCTTCAGCAGCTGCTGCAGGTACCGCCTATGCGGGTCGGGGCTCCAATGCAGAAGATGCTTCTATTATGGCAGCTAACCCTGCCGGTATTGCGCTGCTGGAAGAGCGGCAGGTGACTTTGGGTGGCGCTCTTGTGGTGCCTAAAGGAAATTTTGAAGGAACGGGTGTTGACCCATTTTCTCCAACAGGGACAGTCTCCAGTAAAAACGACGATTTTCTGAAAACCAAGTTTATTCCTTTTGGCTTTTTTTCCATGCCGGTCGATGAGCAGTTGTCGTTTGGTCTGGGCGTTTATGCGCCTTTTGGGTCCAGCTCTGATTACGGCGATGAATGGGCCGGTAAATATATGGCGGATAAAACTGAGTTTACGGTTGTTAATATTCAACCAACCGTGGCCTACCAGTTTTCTGATGACCTTTCGGTGGGGCTCGGGGTTTTTGCCTCTCACGGTGAGGGTGAGTTAACAAGAGAAGTTGTTCTTCCTGGCCCAGCTTTGGGCAGTTCAAAAATGACCGGTGATGGCTGGGCCTATGGCTGGAATATCGGTGTAATCTGGCAGCCGGTTGAGCAGACGACACTGGGTCTTAGTTATCGCTCCAAAGTGGATCACTCTCTAGAAGGTGATGCGCAGATTACGGTAAAAACTTTTTCAGCTCAATTTGAAGAAAAAGCAAAACTGGACATCACCTTTCCAGAACAGTTTGAGTTGAGCGCCACACACCAGATCGACAACCGTTGGACGGTTATGGCTGGTGCAGTCTGGACCCGCTGGAGCAGTTTTGATGCCCTGGTTATTGAGTCAAACCAGGGTGGCAATGGCCCGATATCGGGGCGTGATCCATCGGATACTGATGTACTTACCTACGTACCTGAAAAGTGGGAAGATGTCTGGGCATTTTCAGTGGGCGCCAGTTACCAGTACAGCGATGACCTGACCCTGAAAGCCGGCTACGCCTTCGACCAGTCGCCAGTGCCCGATGAGTATCGCACCGCAAGAACCCCGGACAGCGACCGTAATTGGCTGACCGTTGGTGCCAAGTATGAATTTGGCAATGACTGGACTGTTGATGCCGCTTATGGCTATATGTTTGGTTCCAAAGTTAATATTGGCGAAAAGAATTATAACAGTGATGGCACTCCTAATGGGGGCTTAACTCTGAAGGGCGAATACGACAACTCCGCCCATGTCTTCAGTGCATCGGTAACCAAGCGCTTCTAAAACCCACTAGGAGGTAGGAGGCTGTCCGAGAACTAGCTATTGAAAAAACGAAAGCTTCAGCATTTTCTTGGCTGATCAAATATTGACCTAAATTTAGCCTGTTTTGGGGTAAAAATTGCGTTTTTTACCCTTTTGCTTGCCTTTATGCTGCCATTTTAAGCCTTTTTGCTTCTTCAAGACGGATTGATCCCGTTGAAACCGATTTGACAATTTTTTTGAAATTATAAGCACTGCAGACCAGTGAAAATTCTCCAGCCACTTTTTCCTTACCCCGGACACTGAACCCTCTGAATCCTGAGTTCTTGATTTGGCCAAAAGGCGGTTCCGCAATCACCTTGCGACGCTCATAAACCGCTTTGGCCTCTTTGGTTTCCATTTTGCGGTTCATCGCCTGGCGTATGGCTTCGTGGCGGTCTGTGCGAATCACTTTCCCCGGGTCTTTGTTGTCACCACTGCACCTTTTACGTAACGGGCAATCCCGGCAGATATCTTTACTGACGCGGTAGCTTTTGTGTTTTGCTTTGCTAGCCGTGTTATAAATCAGCTTCTCACCGGCAGGGCAGGTAAAGCTGTCGTCTGCTTCATGGTAAATAAAATCCGCTTTGACAAACTTTCTGTCAGAGTCTTCCAGTCCCTCTGTTGCAGGCTTCTCCTGTCGATCCGTAGCCATGTAAGCGTCAATGTTCGCATCATCAAACGCTTGCAGGTTGGGCCCTGAGTAATAGCCATTATCCTCACTCATTTTGCCAATGGACGCGTTATCTGTTGCTTCTGCAATGGCTTCAAGTGCAGGCTTTACTTCCTGCTTGTCATTGGCATGCTGGCTGATGTGCTGGCCAACAATGATACCATTATCGCTGTCGACGCTGATCTGGGCGTTATAACTGTACTGATAGCCACTGCCTTTTTTACCCATGATCCTGGCATCATGATCAGCAAAGCTGATTTGCTTTTTGTCGTCTATCGGCTTATCGGGATTCAGGGCCTGTTCCCGTTCTTCAAGCGCTTTTTTGGCCTCCTGGATTTTCTCTAACCGTTCCTGCTTGAATTGCAAGTCTTCAGGAATGCTGTAGCCAGTCTCCTGCTGATAAGCATCGTCCTCTTCACTGTCACTGGTTTCGGCTTTTTTAATCAGGGCCTCAACTTCAGCCATTAATTCAGCTTCTTTGGCCTTAAGTCGTGCGTAGCTCATGGCCTTATGCTTTGATGAGTCGGCTTTGAATTTGGAACCATCAAGAGCGATGTGGCCCAGCGAGGCCATCTGTAGTTCCCGGGCGAGCAGCACGCTCTGTTTGAAACTGCTTTTAAAAAAGGTGGCCTGGTTTTTACGAAAGTCACTGAGCACCCGGAAATTTGGGCAGTGCTGTTTGGCGATATACATGAAAGCCAAGTCCTGATTGCAGCGCCGTTCAATCTCCCTGGAGCTGAACACACCATGGCTATAGGCATAGATCAGGATCGATATAATCAGTCGTGGGTGGTAGGCATTCTGGCCAAGATGGTGATACTGCTTTTCCACTTCAGAGGTGTCGATATGCTTGAAGATATCTTCAAAAACGAAGCAATCATGATCTGGTGGCAGCAGGTCGAAGATGTTCGATGGGAACATCAGGTGCTGGTCAAAATCAGCAGGGTTATCTTTGAATTTGATTGATGACATCCGTTTCGGCAACAATAAAGTGGGCAGAAGATGCCTGATTATACTTAATCAGGCTATTCTCGGACAGCCTCCTAGTACATCATTTCAATGAGATTGACGTGTACCATCTCCGTTCATCCTGAGCGGAGTCGAAGGGTGTTTGGCACGATCTATCATGGGCCGGAGTTTGCGCCCTTCGACAGGCTTGTATGTTTAACCTGTCTCTGATTACTTGTATAAGTACAGAGACGGGGTGAGGGGCATCGACTGCTTACTGCCTTCAGGACAGACTGACTGAGAAGTCCCCACCCACAAGCATGAGCGACGATTAGGAGCGTTACTGCCCTGCAGCAGACAATTTTCGCAAGCTAACGCCAGCCTGTGGTCACCCCATCCGCATAAAGATTACATCAGGGACTGTACTATGGAAATGGTAACTAACTTCGTTGGTGTGGATGTGGCTTCTCGATGGTTAGACATTTGTCTGCACAATGGTTCTTTTGAACGCATTGACAACTCACTCACCGCAATTACAGAGTGGGTCGCTTCTTTGCCTCGGGCAACAGCTATTGCCATGGAAGCAACGGGTCGTTACCACTCATTACTGGCTTCTGTTGCATTCCAGCATGGTCATACCGTTTATGTACTTAACCCAAGGGCTGTGTATCATTACGCAGCCGGAATAGGTCGTCGGCAAAAGAGCGATAAGGCAGATGCTGCAATTATTCGACGTTATCTGAGCAATGAACATGACAGTCTAAAGCCCTGGAGGCCAGCCACAGCCAACCAGGAACTGATTAAAATGCTAACGAACCATCGTGCGTCAGTAGTCAGGCATCGTCAGGCTATTTCAATGACGTGTAAGTCAATGCCTGTTGAGCTAACAATGCTCAATGATGCCCTGGAGGCCCTGAAAAAATTGATCGATGAGCTGGAAAAAAAGGGGGCTTTTACAGGTTGGCGGATGAAAAGTGAGGGGTTGCAACAGAAATAGCCTTCAGAGGAAGATTGATTTGTAAGGATCAAAACTTCTGAAGGATCAGACATGTCTGCAACCCCATCACTTCGTCCTATGTTCGCATTTCCTGGCTGGGTAATCGAGCGAATTGATATTGACTGGAATATCAAACATGCCTTTGTCCATCTCCGTCGGGATGGCCGTATACAACACGTCAGATGTAGTAAGTGCGAAACACCTATGGGGCAGATGAAGACAAACGATCGAAGCGTTCAGGATCTGCCACTGGGGACTCTTCAGGTAAATCTTCTCTTCACTGCATTTCAAGGGCGTTGCTCTCGTTGCGGTAATATAGAAACAGTCACGCCTCCGGGGCTTGCACCTAAAGCTCAAGCAACAGAGCGACTTAAAAGGCATGTCAGCCATCTATGCCGCTATATGCCATGTGACAAGGTTCCTGAATTCATTGCTATCTCTGGCGGCACCGCTCGTCGCTGGGATAAAGAGATGCTCATGAAGATGCTGCCTGCACCCAAGCGGGATGGTATTCGCGCTCTTCTTATCGATGAAAAATCCATTGGTAAGGGGCATCATTTTTTAACCGTTGCTCTGAATGCTGATACCGGTGAAACGCTGTTCCTTGGTGAAGGAAAAAAGAAAGAAGTTCTGGATCGGTTCCTTTCCAGTCTGACAGAAGAACAAAAAGCAAGCATTGAATGCGTTGGTATTGACCGTGGTGGAAGCTATCAGGCTTCAGTGAGAGAGCATCTGCCAAACGCCGATATTGTATACGACAAGTTTCATATTATTGCCAATTACAACGATGTGATTGACCAAATCAGGCGCAGGGAGTGGCGACAGGCAGAAGAAGAGGACAAGCCGTTTATCAAAGGGCAACGCTTTAACCTGTTCAGAAATCCTGAGAATTTAACACCAAAAGGGCAAAGTAATCTGAAGGAGTTGTTAGCCATGAATGAGGATCTCAATCAGGCATATATCCTGAAAGATATGCTAAAACAGCTATGGACGTACAAATATAAAGCCTGTGCCAGAAAGTGCCTGGACAACTGGATAGCACTTGCCAAAGAAACAGGGATATCCGAGTTAAAGAAGTTCGCCAAGGGGTTAGACAGAGCTAGAGAAGGGTTACTGTCATACTGCCAGCATCGTATAACCAGCGCGAAAATCGAAGCCTTCAATGGGGTTATCAAACGGATCATCTATAAAGCATGCGGTTACAATGACCTTGATTACCTATATTTGAAAATTAGACAGGAGGCTCTGAAATGATCAGCCAACCTGTAAAAGCCCCAAAAAAAGATCATGGAAACCATGAAAAACGAAGATCCGGAGCAACAGGAAGGCTTTAAGGCGATGAAGAGTATTCCGGGCTTTGGTGCATTGAGTTCGGCCTTTTTTTCCAACGAAATGGCCAGAGGAGACTTCAAATCTGGAGATCAATTCATTGCCTTTTTTGGACTTGATCTGCAGTTTAAAGACTCTGGCACGAAACGCGGTCGCCGCAGACTGAGCAAGCAAGGTTCAAGCGAAGGTCGCCGTTTGTTGTACAACGTAGCGATGTCAGCTTGCCGTGGCGCATTTAAACCAATGTATGAGCACTACACGTCCAGAATGAGTTGTACTCAGGCTTTGGTGGCGGTGATGCGCAAACTGCTGCGAATTGCGTTCAGCGTATGGCGTAGTAAGAAAGCATTTGATATGGCTATGTATCGTTCCCCTGTAATGCAAAGTGCTTTATAGGCTTATCACTGGGCCATCAAGGACCTGAGATAATGCAGGGAGGACCTTGAAACTGCTAACGGCTAGGGTTCTTGGCAGTGGTTTCGTTTTGTTTAAAGTTTCAACAAGGCTCTAAAATTTCCACTGATAATTGTTGAAAATTATGTTGACAAGAAACATAGAGCCTCAGGACGAGCGGAGTGCAGAGGCTTATGGTAACGACAACCCGTCAAACTCATTGAAACCATGTACTAGGTTCTTGTCTCAATCAAGAAAAAATATGCGTAAAAGATAAGCCCGGCAGTCGTCGGGCATCTTTTTCTGTGCAGGGTGAATTTGTTGACTACTTTATTGATATGAAAAATCGACAACAAGAGATGTCCCATGGAAGTACGAGTACCAACGAATACACCTACTTCACCTCCACTCTCGTCCACCTCAACGTCGCAGTCAGGCTCTTTCGGCAATGCCAGTACCAGTTATAGAAAGGTATCTTCTGAGGCCAGGGGGAATGCTGGCAAGTCCTTTTCAGGCCATACGATCAATAATTCACCGGGAACTCATTCCGGTCTACCGTCGGTGATGCCGGACGGCGATGTTGTCGTCCCGAAGTTGACGACCCCCAGTGGTGCACCGTTAGTTCGCCGTTCCGTTGCCTCTGCCAGCTTACCTGACGAGTTTTATCCGGGGAGCCTTCTATCGCCGTCATCAGTTTTCAGGCCGTCCTCGCAGGCAAACATTTCGCTTCCGAGTATAAGAGAAGATGAGGGCTAAGTTACCGTTAATGGTTGGAAGCACCAATGTTCAGTAATTCTGCTGATCAACCGGCCAACAGTTAATTTTTTTGCTGCCGTCAGTTCTCGCCTCCAGGCCAGATAATGGGGAAGGTAACGAGTTGCAACCCCTTGGAATACGCCGCCAATCCAGCGTTTTAAATGACTGTGATAAGAATTTACAGTCTGGATGTGGTAGATGCCTTCAACAACATGTTGACCTGCTGATGTCACCAGCTCCTTGAAGACAAATCCAAGCTTGTCAGCAAGTTTTTCGTGAGCGAGGTGTGCATCCGCACAGACCGTGGCCTGTATCGATATGCGGCCATTTAAATGCCTGCACAATTCATTAGCACTTTCGTTTTCTAATACACCGTCAACGGTATTTCGATTACGGTCCCGAGCCACCATTACCGGGACTTTTCGGGCTTTGTTGGGATCATTACCCCGCTTTCGGGTTGGCCGTGGAAGGCCTTCTCTTTGCCCTTTGAAGGATTCACGGAAAAATGTTTCATCAAGCTCAGTAATGCCACAAAGCTCTTCTGCTTGATCATTATTAATCACTTCAAGAAAGCGGTGACGCCAGCGGAACGCAGTTTTCAAGTCAATGGCATTCTCAGCAGCAGCTGGTCGCAAGACCATAGAGTGAGTCATACCTGCGAGGTACTTGTTCCATTTTTCAGGGTGCCTGAGCCTTGCCAAAGGCGTTCCACTAAAGGCGTTAAACGTTGAGTCGCAAGTCTTGCAGTGGTAGCGCTGTCGGCCATTTCGTATGCCCCAGCGACCAACGCTATGGCTTTTGCATTTGGGGCACCTGGGGTTTTCGGCAAATTGGGCAAGTATGCTCTTTTCTACGTCAGGTGTTGCATTATCGTTATTGGGTATAGATTCACTGTAAACAGG is a window encoding:
- a CDS encoding IS1182 family transposase; protein product: MSSIKFKDNPADFDQHLMFPSNIFDLLPPDHDCFVFEDIFKHIDTSEVEKQYHHLGQNAYHPRLIISILIYAYSHGVFSSREIERRCNQDLAFMYIAKQHCPNFRVLSDFRKNQATFFKSSFKQSVLLARELQMASLGHIALDGSKFKADSSKHKAMSYARLKAKEAELMAEVEALIKKAETSDSEEDDAYQQETGYSIPEDLQFKQERLEKIQEAKKALEEREQALNPDKPIDDKKQISFADHDARIMGKKGSGYQYSYNAQISVDSDNGIIVGQHISQHANDKQEVKPALEAIAEATDNASIGKMSEDNGYYSGPNLQAFDDANIDAYMATDRQEKPATEGLEDSDRKFVKADFIYHEADDSFTCPAGEKLIYNTASKAKHKSYRVSKDICRDCPLRKRCSGDNKDPGKVIRTDRHEAIRQAMNRKMETKEAKAVYERRKVIAEPPFGQIKNSGFRGFSVRGKEKVAGEFSLVCSAYNFKKIVKSVSTGSIRLEEAKRLKMAA
- a CDS encoding OmpP1/FadL family transporter, which gives rise to MKKINSSLFALSTLTLAMQAGAAGFALNESSAAAAGTAYAGRGSNAEDASIMAANPAGIALLEERQVTLGGALVVPKGNFEGTGVDPFSPTGTVSSKNDDFLKTKFIPFGFFSMPVDEQLSFGLGVYAPFGSSSDYGDEWAGKYMADKTEFTVVNIQPTVAYQFSDDLSVGLGVFASHGEGELTREVVLPGPALGSSKMTGDGWAYGWNIGVIWQPVEQTTLGLSYRSKVDHSLEGDAQITVKTFSAQFEEKAKLDITFPEQFELSATHQIDNRWTVMAGAVWTRWSSFDALVIESNQGGNGPISGRDPSDTDVLTYVPEKWEDVWAFSVGASYQYSDDLTLKAGYAFDQSPVPDEYRTARTPDSDRNWLTVGAKYEFGNDWTVDAAYGYMFGSKVNIGEKNYNSDGTPNGGLTLKGEYDNSAHVFSASVTKRF
- a CDS encoding IS110 family transposase, whose protein sequence is MEMVTNFVGVDVASRWLDICLHNGSFERIDNSLTAITEWVASLPRATAIAMEATGRYHSLLASVAFQHGHTVYVLNPRAVYHYAAGIGRRQKSDKADAAIIRRYLSNEHDSLKPWRPATANQELIKMLTNHRASVVRHRQAISMTCKSMPVELTMLNDALEALKKLIDELEKKGAFTGWRMKSEGLQQK
- a CDS encoding IS1595 family transposase, whose translation is MQSELFQNFIDSISTLTSEQRDILNNSLLSTQIEVTEVVETTDSEPVYSESIPNNDNATPDVEKSILAQFAENPRCPKCKSHSVGRWGIRNGRQRYHCKTCDSTFNAFSGTPLARLRHPEKWNKYLAGMTHSMVLRPAAAENAIDLKTAFRWRHRFLEVINNDQAEELCGITELDETFFRESFKGQREGLPRPTRKRGNDPNKARKVPVMVARDRNRNTVDGVLENESANELCRHLNGRISIQATVCADAHLAHEKLADKLGFVFKELVTSAGQHVVEGIYHIQTVNSYHSHLKRWIGGVFQGVATRYLPHYLAWRRELTAAKKLTVGRLISRITEHWCFQPLTVT
- a CDS encoding transposase translates to METMKNEDPEQQEGFKAMKSIPGFGALSSAFFSNEMARGDFKSGDQFIAFFGLDLQFKDSGTKRGRRRLSKQGSSEGRRLLYNVAMSACRGAFKPMYEHYTSRMSCTQALVAVMRKLLRIAFSVWRSKKAFDMAMYRSPVMQSAL
- a CDS encoding DUF1329 domain-containing protein, translated to MLANIVEKWCLRGWYKNQKIPDLCGGAEQLLMQKTKSLLAVTMAGMILMATSVSARVSEEEADRLGKDLTPFGGEMAGNAEGTIPPWNPDFRPPAGYQPGDHYPDPYADEQPLFVITAENMDEYKDRLAPGMQALFKTYPETFRMPVYPTHRDAMYSDFTIRQVRANASRAELTEDGNGVINAFGSVPFPIPRGPLEVVWNMAFNIWPYYSDYRITDAIVYRNGSRLEGVSHFTRIAPYFNPELDFETFQKDNLPRSASIIRALAPTREKGKTFLVHEFVNQSTEPRAAWSYTPGIRRVRRAPTVKYDSPVGLGNWRTTDESYGFNGATDKYNWTLLGKQEMYIPYNSYRFEDPNVSLDELLTRGHPNPEYMRYELHRVWVVKAELKEGERNVYKTRVLFIDEDHWNPVVVDQYDNRDKLWRTTMVNSINLFDLPGMDRRSTIHHDLISREYFANEIRNPHPPMVVNREAKELSYFTSATLKKLGVR
- a CDS encoding ISL3 family transposase, whose protein sequence is MSATPSLRPMFAFPGWVIERIDIDWNIKHAFVHLRRDGRIQHVRCSKCETPMGQMKTNDRSVQDLPLGTLQVNLLFTAFQGRCSRCGNIETVTPPGLAPKAQATERLKRHVSHLCRYMPCDKVPEFIAISGGTARRWDKEMLMKMLPAPKRDGIRALLIDEKSIGKGHHFLTVALNADTGETLFLGEGKKKEVLDRFLSSLTEEQKASIECVGIDRGGSYQASVREHLPNADIVYDKFHIIANYNDVIDQIRRREWRQAEEEDKPFIKGQRFNLFRNPENLTPKGQSNLKELLAMNEDLNQAYILKDMLKQLWTYKYKACARKCLDNWIALAKETGISELKKFAKGLDRAREGLLSYCQHRITSAKIEAFNGVIKRIIYKACGYNDLDYLYLKIRQEALK